From Heteronotia binoei isolate CCM8104 ecotype False Entrance Well chromosome 17, APGP_CSIRO_Hbin_v1, whole genome shotgun sequence, one genomic window encodes:
- the LOC132585775 gene encoding sialic acid-binding Ig-like lectin 8, translating to MGRHLLEVLIPAVISTFLLWEGAQCKKNGYSLEVPSQVTVQVGLRVSIPCNFTYDASRDDPRAQLHGYWYVKDKRSRRPRLVATSNPDRIKEIDPRVQHRFEVSGPELNQGNCSLAIHHAEAADQAIYHFRMEKGHNKYSYSTAEESLSVIVTERKPDITLFGLLRAGQVATITCIAYRSPSSDQPKITWTGISGGKSFQRVRNDRVESYLDFTPTAADHLQNITCKATYFRVSEYVTVDRTITLKVNYPPRKLQFPGHLTRPSGDVRHFTNFSQIVPQEGDSLVVHCEVDSNPESFVSWKLRFPGTRLHIYNDELRLSKMESEDEGKYECRASNTEGYTEGSIYIRLHRE from the exons ATGGGGCGTCATCTCCTTGAAGTCTTGATTCCTGCAGTCATTTCAACATTCCTGCTTTGGGAGG GTGCCCAATGCAAGAAAAATGGTTACAGCCTTGAAGTGCCTTCTCAGGTGACTGTGCAGGTGGGGCTCCGTGTCAGCATCCCCTGCAATTTCACGTACGATGCATCTCGTGATGACCCTCGTGCTCAGTTGCACGGATATTGGTATGTGAAAGACAAGCGAAGTCGGAGGCCACGTTTAGTGGCCACCAGTAACCCAGACAGAATTAAGGAGATAGACCCTCGCGTTCAGCATCGTTTTGAAGTGTCAGGGCCAGAACTGAACCAAGGCAACTGCTCCCTCGCCATCCATCACGCCGAAGCAGCTGACCAGGCGATTTACCACTTCCGAATGGAAAAAGGCCACAACAAATACAGCTACTCTACAGCAGAAGAAAGCCTGTCCGTCATCGTGACTG aaagaaaaccaGATATAACTCTTTTTGGATTACTGAGGGCAGGGCAGGTAGCAACCATCACTTGTATAGCCTATCGGAGTCCTTCTTCAGACCAGCCCAAGATCACCTGGACAGGCATTTCCGGAGGGAAAAGCTTTCAGCGTGTGCGCAATGATAGAGTGGAGAGTTACCTAGACTTCACACCTACAGCAGCAGACCATCTCCAAAACATCACCTGCAAAGCCACTTATTTCAGAGTGTCTGAATATGTGACTGTGGACAGGACAATCACCCTCAAGGTCAACT ATCCCCCAAGGAAACTACAGTTCCCCGGGCACCTTACACGTCCCAGCGGAG ATGTGCGGCACTTCACAAACTTCTCCCAGATCGTTCCCCAGGAAGGCGACTCTCTCGTGGTTCATTGCGAGGTGGACAGCAACCCTGAGAGCTTTGTGAGCTGGAAGCTGAGATTCCCAGGAACTCGCCTCCACATATATAATGACGAACTGAGGCTTTCAAAAATGGAATCAGAGGATGAGGGTAAATACGAGTGCCGGGCAAGCAACACTGAAGGTTACACTGAAGGCAGCATCTACATCCGCCTACATCGCGAGTGA